The proteins below come from a single Rhodohalobacter sp. SW132 genomic window:
- a CDS encoding DUF5676 family membrane protein → MSKHTFWMIIGCGLPLLLLFLAPVIGLSSNIAIFIFIIAMFACHLLMAKNITDMTLTSQINTNHRGEPMKKLNIKKLGLAFGSTTAILYLGCVLLMIIVGQEGTVAFFNTLLHGFDTSAIIRMDIPWWEAVMGIVQIFILGWLTGALVAAIYNVGSDPNIE, encoded by the coding sequence ATGAGTAAACACACATTTTGGATGATCATCGGATGCGGGCTTCCGCTGTTGCTGCTATTTCTTGCACCTGTTATCGGGCTTAGCAGTAATATCGCCATTTTCATTTTTATCATTGCTATGTTCGCCTGTCATCTGCTGATGGCGAAAAACATCACGGACATGACACTAACAAGCCAAATCAACACAAATCATAGAGGAGAACCCATGAAAAAATTAAACATTAAAAAACTCGGATTGGCCTTCGGTTCTACGACAGCGATCCTGTATCTGGGGTGTGTTCTGTTAATGATCATCGTAGGACAGGAAGGAACTGTTGCCTTCTTTAATACACTCCTGCATGGTTTCGATACATCAGCCATTATCCGGATGGATATCCCCTGGTGGGAAGCTGTGATGGGAATCGTTCAGATATTTATTTTGGGATGGTTAACGGGAGCACTTGTAGCGGCAATTTATAATGTTGGATCAGATCCAAATATAGAATGA
- a CDS encoding efflux RND transporter periplasmic adaptor subunit: MNITKTQLLTGAGLLITGLLLGWLIFGGSHDHDPHAGHDHEVTTENGEEVWTCSMHPSVREDGPGSCPICGMDLIPASSEEREDDYSMVMTEASMQLANIQATPVIRERPKRELHLPGRVEIDERRISYVTAHFAGRIQDVEINFTGAPIREGDVMATIYSPELVSAQRELLEAVKVKDRNPGLYESAVRKFRLWEFTDEQIQEIVDRGEVMRNMEILSPVDGFVMKRNVVDEQHVTEGSVIYEVANLDQLWVTFDAYEEDMGWLQEGSEIEFRSRSNPGSSYTASVDYIDPTFNPQKRTIRVRADVENADHTLRPEMIVRGVIQSEMQEEKLLVPASAVLWTGPRSLVYVKDTSADTPRFEVKEVELGSRTGDYYIIEEGLESGQEVVFNGAFRIDSEFQLADRFSMMNREPGTGAVPGGHDHGQMGGDDMDDHDEMETQQETDAHDHTGAIDGATDDFREDFKVLLTHYLDGKEALFESDMDGVSTAFQQAAEELESIGLHRMQGDAHMRWMEQYEAIEGHLNHILEAEDMEVRREGFALLSHVLIEAVNNYGIPGMVYHQYCPMEDANWLSRDEQIENPYAPDTMPSCGEVIERIE; this comes from the coding sequence ATGAACATCACAAAAACACAATTACTTACAGGCGCCGGACTCCTCATCACCGGGCTGTTGCTTGGATGGCTGATCTTCGGCGGATCCCATGATCATGACCCGCATGCCGGCCACGATCATGAAGTGACCACAGAAAACGGCGAAGAGGTGTGGACCTGCTCCATGCACCCATCCGTTCGCGAAGACGGTCCCGGCTCCTGCCCGATCTGCGGGATGGACCTGATTCCGGCATCGTCCGAAGAGCGTGAGGATGACTACAGCATGGTGATGACTGAAGCCTCCATGCAGCTCGCCAATATCCAGGCCACGCCGGTGATTCGTGAGCGCCCCAAACGTGAACTGCACCTGCCGGGACGTGTGGAGATTGATGAGCGGCGAATAAGCTATGTGACGGCCCACTTTGCTGGACGAATTCAGGATGTGGAGATCAATTTCACGGGTGCACCGATACGTGAGGGTGATGTGATGGCCACCATCTACTCACCGGAACTGGTTTCCGCTCAGCGTGAGCTGCTGGAAGCGGTGAAGGTGAAGGATCGAAATCCGGGCCTGTATGAATCGGCCGTGCGAAAATTCAGGCTGTGGGAGTTTACCGATGAGCAGATTCAGGAGATTGTTGACCGCGGTGAAGTGATGCGGAATATGGAGATTCTCTCTCCGGTAGATGGATTTGTTATGAAAAGAAATGTGGTGGATGAGCAGCATGTCACAGAGGGATCCGTCATCTACGAAGTGGCGAACCTCGATCAGCTCTGGGTAACATTTGATGCCTACGAGGAGGATATGGGTTGGCTGCAGGAAGGATCAGAGATCGAATTCAGAAGCCGATCGAACCCGGGAAGCAGTTATACCGCCAGCGTGGATTATATCGACCCGACTTTCAACCCGCAAAAACGGACTATCCGGGTGCGGGCAGATGTGGAAAATGCTGATCACACCCTGCGTCCGGAGATGATTGTTCGGGGTGTGATTCAATCCGAAATGCAGGAAGAAAAGCTGCTGGTTCCAGCTTCGGCTGTACTCTGGACCGGTCCGCGATCCCTTGTTTACGTGAAAGACACATCAGCCGACACCCCGAGATTTGAAGTGAAAGAGGTTGAGCTTGGCAGCCGAACCGGAGATTATTATATCATTGAAGAAGGCCTTGAATCCGGCCAGGAAGTTGTTTTCAATGGCGCATTCCGGATCGATAGTGAATTTCAGCTTGCCGACCGCTTCAGCATGATGAACCGTGAGCCCGGAACGGGAGCAGTACCCGGTGGTCATGATCATGGGCAGATGGGTGGTGATGATATGGATGACCATGATGAAATGGAGACGCAGCAGGAGACAGATGCCCACGATCATACAGGTGCGATAGATGGGGCTACTGATGATTTCCGGGAGGATTTCAAGGTACTTCTCACTCATTACCTGGATGGAAAAGAGGCATTATTCGAATCTGATATGGATGGAGTAAGTACGGCCTTTCAACAAGCCGCTGAAGAACTTGAATCGATCGGATTACACCGTATGCAGGGCGATGCTCATATGCGCTGGATGGAGCAGTATGAAGCGATTGAAGGGCATTTGAATCACATTTTAGAAGCCGAAGATATGGAGGTCCGGCGTGAAGGTTTTGCTTTGCTATCGCATGTACTCATTGAGGCTGTCAATAATTACGGTATTCCCGGTATGGTTTACCATCAGTACTGCCCGATGGAGGATGCGAACTGGCTGAGCCGTGATGAGCAGATTGAGAATCCATATGCACCCGATACAATGCCGAGCTGCGGAGAGGTGATTGAACGAATTGAATAA
- a CDS encoding type II glyceraldehyde-3-phosphate dehydrogenase → MKKINVAVNGYGVIGKRIAEALDLQDDMELIGIGDVAADWRIKVAAQKYSVFANTEEGRNAMAQENIQVAGDLDDLLDGADVVVDCAPKKFGAQNAEKYRQAGVKFIVQGGEKHQTTGHSFTAESNYTSALGRESTRIVSCNTTSIVRTLSTLKRADLLEKARGTLLRRATDPWESHKNGIMNTMVPEPEIPSHQGPDAQSVDPDLDVVTAAVKVPQTLSHLHYWTVQLTREASKEEVLEAFASSTRTAFIKMSDELSANNAVKELMLDLGRPHGDMYEVAIWEDMLKVEGDELYYAYLVDNQAIVIPETIDAIRALTEAESDPKKSIERTNQSLGVRQRFV, encoded by the coding sequence ATGAAAAAAATCAACGTAGCAGTAAACGGATATGGAGTGATTGGAAAAAGGATCGCTGAAGCATTAGATCTGCAAGACGATATGGAATTGATTGGTATTGGGGATGTGGCTGCCGACTGGCGGATAAAAGTTGCAGCCCAAAAATATAGTGTATTTGCCAATACAGAAGAAGGCCGCAACGCGATGGCTCAGGAGAACATTCAGGTAGCCGGTGATCTTGATGATCTGCTTGATGGCGCCGATGTGGTTGTGGACTGTGCTCCCAAAAAATTCGGCGCACAAAATGCTGAAAAATATCGGCAAGCAGGTGTAAAATTTATCGTGCAGGGTGGAGAAAAGCATCAAACAACAGGCCATTCCTTCACCGCCGAATCTAACTACACCTCGGCTTTAGGCAGGGAGTCGACGCGTATTGTCTCTTGTAATACGACTTCCATCGTGCGTACGCTAAGTACGTTAAAACGTGCAGATTTATTAGAAAAAGCACGCGGTACGCTTCTGCGACGAGCCACCGATCCATGGGAAAGTCACAAAAACGGAATTATGAATACAATGGTACCCGAACCGGAGATTCCCAGTCACCAGGGGCCGGATGCTCAAAGTGTGGATCCTGATCTGGATGTAGTAACCGCAGCTGTGAAAGTGCCGCAAACACTTTCCCACCTACACTACTGGACTGTGCAATTGACCAGGGAAGCATCCAAAGAAGAAGTTCTGGAAGCGTTTGCGAGCTCTACCCGAACAGCATTCATAAAAATGAGCGATGAACTTTCTGCTAATAATGCTGTCAAAGAGTTGATGCTCGACCTTGGCCGGCCGCACGGAGATATGTACGAAGTAGCCATCTGGGAAGACATGCTTAAAGTAGAGGGAGATGAGCTGTACTACGCTTATTTGGTAGATAATCAAGCCATCGTTATTCCCGAAACCATCGATGCCATACGTGCATTAACGGAAGCTGAATCCGATCCCAAAAAATCGATTGAAAGGACAAATCAGTCACTGGGTGTCAGGCAACGGTTTGTATAG
- a CDS encoding heavy metal translocating P-type ATPase, whose translation MKDHNHHSQDEHSHEHDHDNHSHEDHDHGDHDHDGHSHHEHHKQMVQDFKFRFWWVLALTIPILALSPMIQDFLGVDWRFAGDTWILTALSTVVFFFGGWPFLTGLVDELKKKQPGMMTLIGLAISVAYIYSVFVVFGLDGHLLFWELSTLVAIMLLGHWIEMRSVMSASAALEKLAELLPGKAHRVKEDGSTEDVPVEELKVDDHILIKPGEKIPADGIVIEGKTNVNEAMLTGESLPVEKNVDDEVIGGAINEEGSITVKIHKTGDESFLSQVIDLVRQAQESKSRTQDLANRAAFWLTIVAIGGGLLTFFAWTLFTGQDLSFAINRTVTVMVIACPHALGLAIPLVVAVSTTLAATNGFLIRNRTAFEEARNLGAVIFDKTGTLTEGTFTVTDILNFNEEISDEELLNYAAAVEVNSEHPIARGILEKAGETWKVEDFNSITGKGVEGNVKGKSVKVVSPGYVRDENMEYPKDQVEDISSQGKTVVFVVLDDELHGAIALGDKIRPESRDAIDQLHEMGIQCVMLTGDNRQTAEYVAKELGIDQVFAEVLPDEKAEKVKEVQEQGMKVAMTGDGVNDAPALATADVGIAIGAGSDVAVETGDIVLVRDNPMDVAHVIQLSKATYSKMVQNLFWATGYNVVAIPLAAGVLFVWGIILSPAMGAVLMSLSTVIVAINARFLKMEGSGTE comes from the coding sequence ATGAAAGATCACAATCATCATTCACAGGATGAACACAGTCATGAGCATGATCATGACAATCACTCACACGAGGATCATGATCACGGTGATCACGATCATGATGGCCACTCCCATCACGAGCACCACAAGCAGATGGTGCAGGATTTTAAATTCCGTTTTTGGTGGGTATTAGCTCTTACGATTCCGATTTTGGCCCTCTCCCCAATGATTCAGGATTTCCTGGGTGTAGATTGGCGGTTTGCAGGTGACACCTGGATATTAACCGCCCTTTCAACCGTTGTCTTTTTCTTTGGTGGATGGCCGTTTTTAACAGGGCTGGTTGATGAACTGAAGAAAAAACAGCCGGGGATGATGACCCTGATCGGTTTGGCAATCTCAGTGGCTTACATCTATAGCGTGTTCGTTGTGTTTGGCCTTGATGGGCATCTGCTGTTTTGGGAATTGTCCACTCTTGTAGCCATTATGCTACTGGGGCACTGGATTGAGATGCGATCGGTGATGAGTGCTTCTGCTGCACTGGAAAAGCTGGCAGAACTGCTTCCCGGTAAAGCACATCGTGTTAAAGAGGACGGTTCTACCGAAGATGTTCCGGTTGAGGAGCTGAAAGTAGATGATCATATCCTGATTAAACCCGGAGAGAAAATTCCGGCCGACGGAATCGTGATCGAAGGTAAAACCAATGTCAATGAGGCGATGCTTACCGGAGAATCTCTGCCGGTAGAGAAAAATGTAGATGATGAAGTGATAGGTGGAGCAATCAACGAAGAGGGGTCCATCACCGTAAAAATTCACAAAACCGGCGATGAATCCTTTCTTTCGCAGGTGATTGATTTGGTTCGACAGGCGCAGGAGAGCAAATCGCGTACGCAGGACCTGGCCAACCGGGCGGCTTTTTGGCTAACAATCGTGGCTATAGGCGGTGGTCTTCTCACATTCTTTGCATGGACACTCTTTACAGGACAGGATCTCAGTTTTGCCATTAACCGAACCGTAACGGTGATGGTAATCGCCTGTCCACACGCACTTGGCCTGGCCATTCCCCTGGTTGTTGCCGTTTCAACAACATTGGCAGCTACGAACGGATTTTTGATTCGTAACCGTACGGCATTTGAAGAAGCGCGAAATCTGGGAGCCGTCATTTTTGATAAAACCGGAACCCTGACCGAAGGTACGTTCACGGTAACCGATATCCTGAATTTCAACGAAGAAATTAGTGATGAGGAGCTTCTGAATTATGCAGCGGCTGTTGAGGTCAACTCTGAACATCCGATTGCCAGAGGCATCCTTGAAAAAGCCGGTGAGACATGGAAAGTGGAGGACTTCAATTCCATAACCGGAAAAGGTGTGGAAGGGAATGTGAAAGGTAAATCGGTGAAGGTGGTCAGCCCGGGCTATGTTCGGGATGAAAACATGGAATATCCAAAGGACCAAGTAGAGGATATCTCATCGCAGGGTAAAACAGTTGTTTTTGTGGTTCTTGATGATGAACTGCATGGAGCTATTGCACTCGGTGACAAGATTCGACCGGAGTCAAGAGACGCGATTGACCAGCTTCACGAAATGGGAATTCAATGCGTGATGCTAACCGGAGATAATCGTCAGACTGCCGAATATGTGGCCAAAGAACTTGGCATCGACCAGGTGTTTGCCGAGGTGCTGCCGGATGAAAAAGCTGAAAAAGTGAAAGAGGTACAAGAGCAGGGAATGAAGGTGGCGATGACCGGTGACGGTGTAAATGATGCACCTGCACTTGCCACCGCGGATGTGGGAATTGCTATTGGCGCCGGATCAGATGTAGCCGTGGAGACCGGAGACATCGTGCTGGTTCGGGACAATCCGATGGATGTAGCTCATGTGATTCAGCTTTCCAAAGCAACGTATAGCAAAATGGTTCAAAACCTGTTCTGGGCCACTGGTTATAACGTGGTTGCCATACCACTGGCTGCGGGTGTGCTATTTGTCTGGGGCATTATTCTGAGCCCGGCGATGGGCGCTGTTTTGATGTCGCTCAGTACAGTAATCGTTGCGATTAATGCACGGTTTTTGAAGATGGAGGGAAGTGGTACTGAGTAG
- a CDS encoding GDCCVxC domain-containing (seleno)protein, producing the protein MSLINKSEITCPNCGYKKTEVMPVDACQFFYECESCHTILKPEKGDCCVFCSYGTVPCPPVQKSKGCC; encoded by the coding sequence ATGAGTCTTATCAATAAATCAGAAATTACATGTCCTAATTGCGGTTATAAGAAAACTGAGGTGATGCCAGTGGATGCATGTCAGTTTTTCTATGAATGTGAATCATGCCATACCATTCTGAAACCTGAAAAAGGCGACTGCTGTGTGTTTTGCAGTTATGGAACGGTTCCTTGTCCGCCGGTGCAGAAATCGAAAGGCTGTTGCTGA
- a CDS encoding DUF2231 domain-containing protein, with amino-acid sequence MLPDWIPNIHPFVVHFPIALLVIAVLFDLARLWFREQSWLQNAVITLYTLGTVGLIAAFLSGRQAVETVSVTGDAVPVVTSHEDWALYTLIFFGIFTAIRLWTWWKELEKGWVLPALIVPALIGTGMLWYTGEQGAKLVYKHGVAVGEIDRLGQQIEELEQRLAGFREEAGPEMRDDGSWIWRIGAGADQVITESFSTEGVETVDASTGRDDGRIHLELSATDEKAFLYTEGDLSAVDGRAEVNLTDFNGEFLLIHHFTDSESYQYIRISGSELQQGQIVNGSDNVLGAGRVETGGWTTFRVTASGQHFYGYQNGNTIVHTHADEMEEGRTGFAFTGSGNIKIRLIEFTAL; translated from the coding sequence ATGTTACCTGACTGGATACCCAACATACACCCGTTCGTTGTTCACTTTCCCATTGCTCTGCTTGTCATAGCCGTTCTGTTTGATCTGGCCCGACTCTGGTTCAGGGAACAGAGCTGGCTGCAAAATGCAGTGATTACACTATATACACTGGGAACCGTTGGTCTGATCGCCGCATTTCTTTCCGGCCGGCAGGCGGTGGAGACCGTCTCCGTTACCGGTGATGCCGTTCCGGTTGTCACCTCCCACGAAGACTGGGCACTCTACACACTGATCTTTTTCGGAATATTCACCGCCATCCGCCTCTGGACCTGGTGGAAGGAACTGGAAAAAGGCTGGGTGCTTCCCGCACTGATTGTGCCTGCTTTGATTGGTACAGGAATGCTATGGTACACGGGTGAACAGGGAGCCAAACTGGTATATAAGCACGGTGTGGCTGTGGGCGAAATTGACCGGCTTGGTCAGCAGATTGAAGAGCTTGAGCAGCGACTTGCCGGATTCCGGGAAGAAGCCGGGCCTGAAATGCGGGATGACGGCTCATGGATCTGGAGAATCGGTGCCGGTGCAGACCAGGTAATCACTGAATCTTTCAGCACCGAAGGTGTGGAAACTGTTGACGCTTCAACCGGACGGGATGATGGACGTATTCACCTCGAACTATCAGCCACAGATGAAAAGGCGTTTCTTTATACCGAAGGCGATCTGAGTGCTGTCGATGGACGTGCTGAAGTTAATCTGACTGATTTCAATGGCGAATTTCTGCTGATCCATCACTTTACCGATAGCGAGAGTTATCAGTATATCCGAATCTCAGGATCTGAACTTCAGCAAGGCCAAATAGTAAATGGATCAGATAATGTTCTCGGTGCAGGCCGGGTTGAAACCGGTGGATGGACAACGTTTAGGGTAACTGCTTCTGGTCAACATTTTTACGGGTATCAAAACGGAAATACCATCGTCCATACCCATGCTGATGAGATGGAAGAAGGAAGAACTGGCTTTGCATTTACCGGTTCCGGAAATATTAAAATTCGGCTGATTGAATTTACTGCGCTTTAA
- a CDS encoding P-II family nitrogen regulator, whose translation MKEIKAMIRPEMFENVYQELRSAGYCCLTVYHGEGIGRHGDPDNLNATLEFPFLHSKIVKIEIVAADEQQDEVVNIIRQAACTNNKGDGIIYSSEIDAAMSIRTGETGEVVL comes from the coding sequence ATGAAAGAAATCAAAGCGATGATTCGGCCTGAGATGTTTGAAAATGTTTATCAAGAACTGAGATCAGCAGGATACTGCTGTTTGACAGTGTATCATGGTGAGGGTATCGGGCGGCATGGAGATCCTGACAACCTTAATGCAACCCTGGAATTTCCCTTTCTTCATTCAAAAATTGTGAAAATTGAGATTGTTGCAGCTGATGAGCAGCAGGATGAGGTTGTTAATATCATCCGGCAGGCAGCCTGTACGAACAATAAAGGAGACGGGATCATCTACAGTTCAGAGATTGATGCAGCAATGAGTATAAGAACCGGTGAAACAGGAGAAGTAGTGCTGTAA
- a CDS encoding DUF3347 domain-containing protein, whose translation MKNLIITSISTLVIAALFMQPSIAQDHAGHHDESEKVEQFNDVPEEFQASFTEVFEAYITGKDALLESDLEASITSFEEFINKLEAIGEHGLSGDGHMAWMESYSKLERHVSTLTAANNMDEARIAFQHLSVEITEAVKTFGINGVVYHQYCPMANDNDGAVWLSSREEVQNPYSPETMPGCGQVIERIES comes from the coding sequence ATGAAAAACTTAATCATAACATCTATATCAACCTTGGTTATAGCGGCACTATTTATGCAGCCCTCTATAGCACAAGATCATGCAGGGCATCATGACGAATCAGAAAAAGTGGAACAGTTTAATGATGTACCGGAAGAGTTTCAGGCAAGCTTTACCGAAGTATTTGAAGCTTATATTACCGGGAAGGATGCACTTCTGGAATCAGATTTAGAAGCTTCAATTACCAGCTTTGAGGAATTTATCAATAAGCTGGAAGCTATAGGAGAGCACGGGCTTTCCGGTGATGGACACATGGCCTGGATGGAATCCTATTCGAAACTGGAACGACATGTATCTACTCTTACAGCTGCCAATAATATGGATGAGGCCCGAATTGCCTTTCAACATCTTTCTGTAGAGATAACCGAAGCTGTTAAAACATTTGGAATCAATGGAGTGGTGTATCATCAATATTGCCCGATGGCTAATGACAATGATGGAGCAGTCTGGCTAAGTAGCCGGGAAGAGGTGCAAAATCCATATTCACCTGAAACAATGCCGGGCTGTGGACAGGTGATTGAAAGAATTGAGTCGTAG
- a CDS encoding TolC family protein — protein sequence MSIKYQVVSSEKSPLLGGDRRWSVQRNRQGWVDGALSDGTARSGRLTPAEHTPRSPNRASRFRFRISPLKRGFFMAVLILVAILMGAFTTTVYAQGTESSTNSVNTPQTESGTTDSVISPPRGVGTRKALAGETAYPQLENYIQIAIEENPELRSLHHLYEAEKERAREVGVLPDPELNIMYDFNPMMSESQLGRFSVSAMQMFPWFGSLGTMRDAQRAMAEADRAQIDVRQLEILRDLQIAWFEIADVEQQIRIVNDQIELVRELETLVEIRYETGGAAQADILRIQMEEARLQNRIENLEDQLIPLKAGFNEFLNRPADSDVETTEQTETQEVLYSDDQIHRMVRAENPRFDGIESRSNALDQQQRVAQLSGRPSFGLGLEVMGRDFGPMSMFPDARESFIGMATVRLPIFRSRTNSQQQQITSRKRALDSELLQTENRLSSEVESALEELRKSERNLRLLDEELVPRAQQALDILTDEYTVGRARFDELLQIQRELLDFEIERIEAVVGQNKAVVRIISLIGNSPPLKGESATGAGG from the coding sequence ATGAGTATTAAGTATCAAGTAGTGAGTAGTGAGAAATCTCCCCTCTTGGGAGGGGACAGACGATGGAGCGTTCAGCGGAATCGTCAGGGGTGGGTTGATGGGGCGTTGAGTGACGGTACTGCCCGTTCAGGGCGCCTTACCCCCGCAGAACACACCCCTCGCTCACCGAATCGCGCGTCGCGCTTTCGGTTTCGCATATCCCCTCTCAAGAGGGGATTTTTCATGGCCGTTTTAATATTGGTTGCCATTCTTATGGGAGCTTTCACGACCACGGTTTATGCACAGGGTACAGAATCATCGACAAACTCAGTGAACACCCCTCAGACAGAATCGGGAACTACCGATTCTGTCATCTCCCCTCCCCGAGGTGTCGGGACCAGGAAAGCACTGGCAGGGGAGACTGCTTACCCCCAACTCGAAAATTACATCCAGATCGCAATCGAGGAAAACCCCGAACTCCGTTCTCTGCACCATCTTTATGAAGCAGAAAAGGAGCGTGCACGGGAAGTGGGTGTGCTGCCTGATCCGGAGCTGAATATCATGTACGATTTCAACCCGATGATGTCGGAATCACAGCTGGGACGCTTTTCGGTGTCGGCGATGCAGATGTTTCCGTGGTTTGGATCGCTTGGGACCATGCGTGATGCGCAGCGGGCTATGGCGGAAGCTGACCGGGCGCAGATTGATGTTCGTCAGCTCGAGATACTTCGCGACCTTCAAATCGCCTGGTTTGAAATCGCTGATGTTGAGCAGCAGATACGAATCGTGAATGATCAGATTGAGCTGGTTCGGGAGCTGGAAACCCTTGTGGAGATCCGGTACGAAACCGGCGGTGCTGCACAGGCGGATATTCTGCGAATCCAGATGGAGGAAGCGCGACTCCAGAACCGCATTGAAAACCTGGAAGATCAGCTTATACCACTGAAGGCCGGCTTTAACGAATTTCTGAACCGGCCGGCTGATTCCGATGTGGAAACTACGGAGCAGACCGAAACGCAAGAGGTGCTCTACAGTGATGATCAAATCCACCGGATGGTGCGTGCGGAGAATCCCCGGTTTGACGGGATTGAATCCAGAAGTAACGCGCTCGATCAGCAGCAGCGGGTTGCTCAGCTTAGCGGACGCCCATCCTTCGGGCTGGGCCTGGAAGTGATGGGCCGCGATTTCGGTCCGATGTCGATGTTTCCGGACGCCCGGGAGAGCTTTATCGGCATGGCAACGGTTCGTCTGCCCATTTTTCGGTCCCGTACAAATTCACAACAGCAGCAGATCACCAGCCGAAAGCGGGCTCTAGACTCTGAACTCCTTCAGACCGAAAACCGGCTATCAAGCGAAGTGGAATCGGCATTGGAAGAGCTGAGAAAATCAGAACGAAATTTACGACTGCTGGATGAAGAGCTCGTCCCCCGCGCACAACAGGCCCTCGACATTCTCACTGATGAGTACACCGTAGGCCGTGCACGGTTTGATGAACTCCTGCAAATTCAGCGCGAACTGCTCGATTTCGAGATTGAGCGGATTGAAGCCGTTGTGGGGCAAAACAAAGCCGTTGTACGGATTATAAGTTTGATTGGGAATAGTCCCCCTTTGAAGGGGGAAAGCGCCACAGGCGCAGGGGGATGA
- a CDS encoding FAD-binding oxidoreductase, translating into MSYTVKIKDIQNITHDVKQLTFEKPGGYEFSPGQATEVAIDKEGWRDEKRPFTFTSLPKDDYLEFVIKIYPEHDGVTEQIGKLEPGDNLMIGDAWGTIQYDGEGVFLAGGAGVTPFIAILRDLHEKSEIGDNHLIFSNKSPKDVILKEEFESILGIQFTSLVTDEFSKDDLFLDGYIDKDFLKKQITDFEQPFYVCGPKEFNEAMMTYLKELGADPDALVFEE; encoded by the coding sequence ATGTCCTATACAGTCAAAATTAAAGACATTCAGAATATTACGCACGATGTAAAACAGCTAACGTTTGAAAAGCCGGGTGGATATGAATTTTCACCGGGGCAGGCTACAGAAGTGGCGATTGATAAAGAAGGATGGCGTGATGAGAAACGCCCATTTACTTTTACTTCCCTTCCCAAAGATGATTACCTGGAGTTTGTGATTAAAATCTATCCGGAACACGACGGGGTGACGGAACAAATTGGAAAACTGGAACCCGGGGATAACCTGATGATCGGTGATGCGTGGGGTACGATTCAATATGATGGTGAAGGTGTTTTTCTTGCCGGAGGTGCCGGCGTGACGCCATTCATCGCCATACTCCGTGATCTGCACGAAAAAAGTGAAATTGGAGATAATCACCTCATTTTTTCAAATAAATCACCTAAAGATGTAATTCTGAAAGAAGAGTTCGAATCGATACTGGGTATCCAATTTACCAGTCTGGTAACCGATGAATTCTCCAAAGATGACCTGTTCCTGGATGGCTATATTGATAAAGATTTTCTCAAAAAACAGATTACCGATTTCGAACAGCCGTTTTATGTTTGTGGACCTAAAGAATTCAATGAAGCGATGATGACCTACCTGAAAGAACTTGGTGCGGATCCCGATGCTCTTGTGTTTGAGGAGTGA